GCGGACTTTCTGAGTTGACTAATTTGGCATGTAACGACAACTCTCTTACATCTATAGATATTAATGATCTGACTTCGCTTTACAATCTGAAGTGCCAGAAAAATAGCCTAACTTCTCTGGATGTAAGCAAACTTACAAAACTAAGATCTTTGACATGTTACGATAACAGTTTTAGCACTCAGGCTTTAGACCAAATATACTGCGATCTGCCCATAATATTAGTTGGCGTCGGTGGGTGGATTTTCCCCATTTACGACGCCTCATCTTCAAACTATGCAACGGTAATGGCTACTAATAGTCAAAACGCCATAGAAAGAAGTTGGAGTGTACGTTTTGGTTCTAACTCTGCAAACATACCAGCCACTACAGGTACTTACGAATGCGAAACTAGCATTAGCATAAATGATTTTACCGAAACCAACATTTATCCAAATCCTGTTAGCGATATTCTATACATTAATACCGATAGCCAAATAAAAAGCATTGAACTTTATGATGTTTTTGGCAAAATGATGCTTAATAAAACAAACTTAACTACCACTGATATTACAGTCGATGTGTCACATTTAAATAGTGGCATATATGTACTAAGGCTAAACACAACAATAGGCACAAGCGATTTTAAAGTGGTGAAACGATAATAACTTCACCTTAATTTTATGATAAAAAAATAGGCTATCTCGAAAAAAGACAGCCTATTTTTGTGTAATAGATCTGAAGTTTTATTCAGCATCCGGCTTTTCTTCTTCCTTTACTTCATCGTCAGCCTTAGCTTCTTTTTCTTCAGCTTTTTTAGTTTTCTTTGCAGCTTTTTCTTCGGCTTTAGCTTCGTCTTTTTCTTCAGCTTTGGCTTTCTTTGCTGCCTTTTCTTCGACTTTTGCTTCTTCCTTAGCTTCATCACCAGCTTCAGCTACTTCCTTTTCTGCCTTTCTAGTTGTAGTTTTTTTTGGTTTTTCTTCCACTACTTCATCAGCAGGTTTTTCAACTTCTTCCTTAGCTGCTTTCTTTGTTGCTTTTTTGGGTTTAGCTTCCTTTTCTTCCAACTTAGCTTTTAAATCAGCCAACACATCAATATCGCCCAAAGTTGTTTTTTCCAAATTATCTTTCAACTTTTTAACAGCTTGCTTTGTAGCTTTTTTGCCTTTTTCAGCTTCTTTATCTGCATGCTCTTTTTGTTGATCTTGAAGGTCTCTGAATACTTTGCTGTGCGAAAGAACTATTTTCTTTCCTTCTTTTGAAAATTCAATTACTTTAAAGTCAGCACTTTCTTCAGCTACTAATTTGGTATTATTTTCTTTGAAAATGTGTTTGTTAGGAGCAAATCCTTCTACACCGTACGGTAAAGCAACAGTAGCTCCTTTGTCATTAATATTCAGTACAGTTCCTTTATGAACACTTCCTACAGAAAATATGGTTTCGAATACGTCCCATGGATTTTCTTCCAATTGTTTGTGTCCTAAGCTTAGTCTTCTGTTTTCAATGTCAAGGTCAAGAACAACAACATCTATTTCTTCGCCAAGTTTAGTAAATTCGGCTGGGTGTTTAATTTTCTTGCTCCAAGAAAGGTCGCTGATGTGAATAAGTCCGTCGACGCCTTCTTCCAACTCTACAAAAATACCGCAATTGGTGAAGTTTCTAACTGTAGCCTTGTGTCTGGAATTGATAGGATACCTTTGTTCAATATTTTCCCATGGATCGGGGATAAGTTGTTTAACGCCGAGAGACATTTTGCGTTCTTCGCGGTCAAGTGTTAGAACAATAGCTTCAACTTCGTCGCCAACGTTCATAAAGTCTTGAGCTGTACGCAAGTGCTGACTCCACGACATTTCCGAAACGTGTATCAAACCTTCAACTCCCGGTGCAATTTCTACAAATGCGCCGTAATCGGTAAGTACAACAACTTTACATTTAATTCTATCGCCAACTTTAACATCTTCGCTTAGCGAATCCCATGGATGTGGTGTAAGTTGTTTCAAACCCAGAGCAATGCGTTTTTTGTTGTCGTCGAAATCAAGTATAACAACGTTGATTTTTTGATCTAACTGAACAATTTCTTCAGGATGATTAATTCTGCCCCACGAAAGGTCGGTAATGTGGATTAAACCGTCAACACCGCCTAAATCGATGAATACGCCGTAGGAAGTAATGTTTTTAACAACACCTTCTAATACTTGTCCTTTTTCTAGTTTAGAAATAATTTCAGCTTTTTGAGCTTCCAATTCGTCTTCTATCAAGGCTCTGTGCGAAACAACAACGTTTTTGTACTCGTGGTTGATTTTAACCACTTTAAGTTCCATCACTTTGTTGACGTATTGGTCGTAGTCGCGTATTTGTTTAACATCGATTTGCGAACCCGGTAAGAATGATTCAATTCCGAACACATCGACTATTAAGCCGCCTTTGGTACGACTTTTAACAAAACCGTTGATAATTTCTTGGTTATCATATGCTTCGTTAACTCTTTCCCAACTGCGTAGCATACGAGCTTTTTTGTGAGATAGTAATAGTTGTCCGCCGGCATCTTCTTGATTTTCGACATAAACCTCAATTGTGTCGCCAACCTTGTACGAAGGATTGTATCTGACTTCCGATACGGGAATAACTCCGTCGGATTTGAAACCTATGTTTACAACAACTTCGCGTGAGTTAATTCCTACAATAGTTCCGTCAATTACCTCGTGATCGCTGATTGAGCTAAGAGTTTCGTCGTAAATGCTTTCTAACTTTTGTCTTTCTTCAGGTTTATAATCATCTACATCTTTGTTCTCGATATCCCAATCAAACTCTTCGGTGGGAACTGCAAGCGGAGCTCTTTCCGTTGGTTTTAACTCCGGTTTTGCTTTGGGTGCAGGTTTTTCTGCTACAACCTCGACCGGTGCTTCTTCCAAAACAACAGTTTCCGGCTTTGTTTCTTGCGGAGTTTGGGTTATTTCCTGATTAGATGTGTTATTTACTTCGGGTTCTGGTGTTTGTTCTCCCTGAGCAGGAGTGGTGTTGGTTTCTTCTACCATATTTTTTTTATTGTGACCCCCGGAACAGTCGGTTAAACTTAATTTATTTGTGCAAATTTCTCAGCTCCGGTAGCTTCAAAATTTTTAATTGAGCCTGCAAAGATAATATTTTTCTAAAATACTGATACTGTTTGCCTAAAATTTATTTTTAAGCTACCAATTTATGAGAGGAATTTTTTAGCTATAAAACACAATTGGTACGGTGCTACGCAACTTTTTGTAGTTAACTTAGCCATTAGCTTTTGGCTTTTGGCTGTTGGCTGTTGGCTATGGGTGGTTCAATGTGCAATGAGCAATGAGCAATGAGCAATGAGCAATGAGCAATGAACAATGAGCAGTTACCAATTGATAATTGATAATTGCTAATTGTTAATTGATAATTGCCAGAATCCCGCAACACGCAACACGCAACCCATATCATTGCTAATTGAAAACTTTACGACAGCAGAGGTCAGTGGTGAGTGATAAGTGGGTTAATTATGACTTGGAACTGGCTAGATTTTCGGCACTTCGGGCTTCGGCGCTTCGATACGTCTTCTGCACTCAGCGACCGAAAATATTGAACTCATCGACCGAAATTAGAAGTTATGAGTTTCGAGTTATGAGTCAGGAGTTTGAGAGTTTGACAACTCGGAACTCGATACTCGGAACTCAGAACTCCCTCGAACCACGCAACACGAACCACGCAACACGCAACATTGCTAATTGAAAACGCTACGACAGCAGACTTTTGACGATATTTGATATCATTTTGTTGTCGGCTTTGCCTGCAATTTTTTTTGTAACAATTCCCATAACTTTTCCCATATCTTTCATAGAAGTAGCACCAACTTCTTCAATTACTTGCTTTACAATTTCTTGCACTTCTTCTTCCGAAAGTTGTTCGGGCAAATATTTTTCGATTATTCCTGCCTGATAAATCTCCTCTTCTGCAAGGTCTTCACGATTTTGTTCAATATATATTGCTGCACTCTCGCGGCGCTGCTTAACCAAACGCTGCAACAGTTGTATTTCAAGAGTCTCGGGAACTTCGGCAAAGTTGACATCTTTACCTGTTTTTTCCAACAAAAGAGCTGCCTTTATTGCTCGTAATGCTTCTAACTTTCGCATGTCTTTATTGAGCATGCACTCTTTCATATCGTTGTTTATCAATTCTTCTAATTTCATTTTATAGGTTTTTAATCGTTAATCTACATTATCATCTAAAAAGCTATTGTTACGCCTTAAAACGTTAGAATTATTATTGTCCTTTCTTATTTCGTAATCCGATGAATCGTCTCTGCTATAGCGTTCATCAGACAGGCTAATACCTTGACGAATATATGCAGGAACTTTTTCCATACTTTGAATGGAAACCTGTGGCTTATCGAACTGAGCACTGAATTTTCTTAACTTAGCTCTTCTTTCTGCATCTAAGCTTTTGGGAGTTTTTAGATTTTCGTCCGGTTTAGCTTTTATATGTCCATCGTTTTCAACAGCTTGAGTATCGAACATTTTCACTTCAGATGAGCTGCTCACATTTTTAATTTCAAATTCAACAACGCTGTTTTCAGTTTCATCAACGATTTCTTCGTCTGCGTTTAAATTTTCTTCTTCCTCAGATTTGTAATCTCCAATCACAAATTCAAACACGTTGGCATTGTTTATCTTATCATTAGTACTAACATCTTCGGTTTTACCATAAGATTCGGCGCTATCTATTTCTGCAACAGTATTTAAAGTTACGTTATCTTCGGGTACATTGTTGTTTGTAATATTTACTTTAGGTTCTACATTAATTGCAGGTTTTACCGTTTCTTTTTCAGCACTTCTGCTATTAATACTATCCTGATTATTGTCACTGTACCTTGGTTTACTGTAATTTGTCTTTAGATTCTGATTGTTGACAACAATAGGTTCCGATTGGGTTCTTTCAGTAAATAAATTTCCGATTTTAGGTTTGGGTTTAGCAATTTGTTCCTGCGGACGGTTTTGCTCTTCGTCTGATGTAAGTACAACTGTTTTAGGCTTTTTAATTGTATTGCTTGGAACAACATTGCTGCTCTCTTTGCTAACATTAGTTTTTTCGCCATCAAGTATAACGCGTGTAATTGGCGGTTTGTCGAAACCTACAACCACAACGGTTATTTTCATCTCATCGTCGAGAGTGTCGTCGTATATACTGCCCCACAATAGGTTTTCTTCTCTGTTGGTAATTTCAATAATTTTATTGGTAATATATTTTTGTTCCCTTAGTG
The sequence above is a segment of the Lentimicrobiaceae bacterium genome. Coding sequences within it:
- a CDS encoding GatB/YqeY domain-containing protein, which produces MKLEELINNDMKECMLNKDMRKLEALRAIKAALLLEKTGKDVNFAEVPETLEIQLLQRLVKQRRESAAIYIEQNREDLAEEEIYQAGIIEKYLPEQLSEEEVQEIVKQVIEEVGATSMKDMGKVMGIVTKKIAGKADNKMISNIVKSLLS
- the ftsZ gene encoding cell division protein FtsZ — its product is MENMLNFERPDELSPIIKVFGVGGGGGNAANYLFTQGVKGVDVFICDTDAQALYRSPVPNKISLGQTGRGAGMNPVNGREAAILASDKIREKLKENTCMLFITAGMGGGTGTGASPVIAQIAKELGILTIAIVTKPFAVEGRRKDLQAQEGLAELIKHVDSYIVIDNDKILNLDEDVEMRVHYNQADSILATAAKSIAELISIPGEQNLDFEDVKAIMQDGGKALMGSGVATGPDRAREALDEAIRVTLLQYDNISGADNVMVSVTTGKKGITLREQKYITNKIIEITNREENLLWGSIYDDTLDDEMKITVVVVGFDKPPITRVILDGEKTNVSKESSNVVPSNTIKKPKTVVLTSDEEQNRPQEQIAKPKPKIGNLFTERTQSEPIVVNNQNLKTNYSKPRYSDNNQDSINSRSAEKETVKPAINVEPKVNITNNNVPEDNVTLNTVAEIDSAESYGKTEDVSTNDKINNANVFEFVIGDYKSEEEENLNADEEIVDETENSVVEFEIKNVSSSSEVKMFDTQAVENDGHIKAKPDENLKTPKSLDAERRAKLRKFSAQFDKPQVSIQSMEKVPAYIRQGISLSDERYSRDDSSDYEIRKDNNNSNVLRRNNSFLDDNVD